A genomic window from Sparus aurata chromosome 4, fSpaAur1.1, whole genome shotgun sequence includes:
- the pole3 gene encoding DNA polymerase epsilon subunit 3, with the protein MAERPEDLNLPNAVITRIIKEALPDGVNVSKEARRAISQAASVFVLYATSCANNFAMKAKRKTLNAGDVLAAMEEMEFERFLEPLREALEVYKKGQKGKKEVSEQKRKDKEKKADSENDKSREDEEEEEEERMEEEPEAENEAEEEEVEN; encoded by the exons ATGGCAGAGAGGCCGGAAGACCTGAACCTCCCCAACGCGGTGATCACCCGCATCATCAAGGAGGCG CTCCCAGATGGAGTGAACGTGTCCAAGGAAGCCAGGAGAGCCATTTCCCAGGCcgccagtgtgtttgtgttgtacgCAACGTCCTG TGCGAACAACTTTGCCATGAAAGCGAAGAGGAAAACTCTGAACGCAGGAGACGTTTTGGCTGCGATGGAGGAAATGGAGTTCGAACGATTCCTGGAGCCTCTCAGAGAAGCTTTGGAGG TGTATAAGAAGGGccagaaaggaaagaaggaggtTTCTGAGCAGAAGCGCAAAGATAAAGAGAAGAAGGCCGACTCTGAGAACGATAAGAGCAGggaggacgaagaggaggaggaggaggagcgcatGGAGGAGGAGCCTGAAGCCGAGAACgaagcggaggaggaggaggtggagaactGA